The genomic window TCACCAATTAGAACTTTTAGTTAAAACAAAAATTTTTTAAAATAATTTTACATCACTTCAAAAAGTTAAAAAATTGATGTGTAAATTTAATTGAACTTAATGAGTTATAAAGATTTCTACTTGTTCTTATATCTTAAAACTATTATCCAATTAAGTCATTCAAGGTCTTTTCAAACTTATCTGTAATTGCTTCCCAATCATTGGACTTGACATATTCCCTTCCTTTTTTGGAAATCTCCTCATATCTTCCTTCATAAAGAATCCTTTGAGCAGTCTCTAATACTTCCTCTGCTTTTTGAACATATTCAATTCCATTTCCGTAACCGAACTCCTTGGAAATTCCCGGAAGCTCTGTTGCTATAACCACCTTTTCCATAGCCAAGTACTCATAAAGCTTGATCGGAACGATATCCTGCATGATTTCTTCATCAATGTATGCTGGAAGAAGACAGAAATCAGCAGAAGCCAAGAATTCAGGAATCATTTCATAAGGCTGTTTTCCAGTTAGAATCAACTGGTCACCAAGATCATATTCCTCCTTAATCTGAACCATCTTGTCATAGGCATCACCATCACCAACAATGAGAATCTTCATGTTTGGATATTTTTCCTTGTTTTTACCAAGTTCAATAGCCAATTCCTTCATACCTGCAAATTCATAGATCCAACCCATAAAGAACAGAACTGTGTCATTTTCATCTATGTTATACATACTTCTTATATTTGAATCCTCAAGTTGAGGGTCGAAGTCATTTAAATCAATTCCAGCATCAATTAAAATGGTTTCATTTGGATTAGCACCCAAATCTATTGCCAGTTCTTTAAGCTTTTGATTGATTGTAATCACAAGGTCAGAACGCTCTATTGCCTTCATGTTAACTTTCTTTCCAAAAGATTGAAATGTCTTTTCTGGAATAAGTGCATAGAGCACATCAATCAAGTAGTATACAAATGGAATATTATGTTTATTTGCAAGCTTTGAAGCGGAATATGCATTAAGCAAACCTAATCCCATAATTACATCTGGCTTGAATTCTTCTATTTGCCTTTTGATTTCCTTTTTATGAGTATAATATAATGACATGTAGTTTAAAACTGGTTTTTTAATGAAAGAAGGTCTGATTACTTGAATATCTGCTTCTGGCTTTACTTTGAATACATTGTCATGAACTTCCCTTTTGAACATAAATCCATCAGGGTCTTCCTTAGGCCAATCAATTGGATAGTCAATGACTTTTACCTCATGTCCACGCAGTACCATACGATCCATTAAATGATGTTGCTGATGTGGATTTCTCTTTAACCAGTCTGATTCTTGAACTACTAATATCTTCATTAAACTCACCAAAAATTCTAAAAAAGAAATTATTATTTATTAATATGTAATTTTTTATTTAAATAGATAAAGAATTTCAAGAAATAAATTTCTTATTAAAAATTGATTTCCTAATATGAAATCAATGTTTTAACAAAATTAAAACACTTTAACAAGCTTAAATCAATTTTAAAAGCTAATTTTCCTATTAATTTATAAATTAACAAAGATAATTTAATTTTAGAGGTTTTTTCACTCCACTAAAAGATCACCCGTTTTCGAGAAAATTTTGGAGGTGATAATATTAAAATTTCGGTTAAAGAAATATTCCTTTTAATCATTGAAATCAATTCTCAGATTTCATTTTAAGAACTTTTCTTTTACTTTGTCGAAGTTTTGAAATTAATTATCCTCCGAATTAAATAATTAATTTCCTAAAAAAAACTAAAGTTAGATTTCTTTGAAGTGAATTTCCTCTAATTTATTTAAATAGTTTACTAAATAAAAAAAGGACTAAAATGCCTTATTTTAACTCAAATTTCAGCAAATGTTTAAATATTAAAAATAGTAAAATATTAATTGATAATACTAAGTATTATCTAGAAATTATTATTTAAAATATTTTCTTGAAAATGGGATTATTAAAGGAATTTCCTTTCCTTTAATAATAAATCATACTATTTTTATGCTTCAATTATAATTATTATATGCCTTTTTTATTTATTAAACAATACCAACTATAAACATATTATTTTAAAAATAAGAACTGTGATAATATGAGAATTTGTCTTTATGGTGCTGGAAGCACTAGTATAAAATCCAAATATACTGAAGAATCATACAAATTAGGAGAGGAAATAGCTAAAAGAGGACATACTCTTGTATTTGGTGGAGGATCTACAGGAGTTATGGGTGCCGTCTCTAAAGGAGCAATAGATAATAATGGAAAAGTAATAGGAATTGCACCTGAATGGATGGAAGATTTTGAAGGAATCTGTAGAGATTGTGATGAATTCATTTATACAGAATCCATGGATGAGAGAAAAAAGCTATTTTTAAAAAATTCAGACGCTTTTATAATAGCTCCTGGAGGAATAGGAACCCTTGACGAATTCTTTGAAATAATAGTATTGAAAAAATTAAAACAGCACAACAAAAAGATAATACTCTTTAATCTCTTCGGTTATTATGATCCTATGTTAGAAATGCTTGATTTTATGTTAAAAGAAGGGGTCGTTAGAGAAGAGATTGATAAAAACACTTTCAAAATAGCAGATACAATTGAAAGAGTTTTTGAGCTTTTGGAAAGAGAATAATTTAAAAAAAGTAAAAAAAAAGAAAATATCGGAAAAAATTAATCAAAAAATAA from Methanobrevibacter ruminantium includes these protein-coding regions:
- a CDS encoding glycosyltransferase, translating into MKILVVQESDWLKRNPHQQHHLMDRMVLRGHEVKVIDYPIDWPKEDPDGFMFKREVHDNVFKVKPEADIQVIRPSFIKKPVLNYMSLYYTHKKEIKRQIEEFKPDVIMGLGLLNAYSASKLANKHNIPFVYYLIDVLYALIPEKTFQSFGKKVNMKAIERSDLVITINQKLKELAIDLGANPNETILIDAGIDLNDFDPQLEDSNIRSMYNIDENDTVLFFMGWIYEFAGMKELAIELGKNKEKYPNMKILIVGDGDAYDKMVQIKEEYDLGDQLILTGKQPYEMIPEFLASADFCLLPAYIDEEIMQDIVPIKLYEYLAMEKVVIATELPGISKEFGYGNGIEYVQKAEEVLETAQRILYEGRYEEISKKGREYVKSNDWEAITDKFEKTLNDLIG
- a CDS encoding TIGR00730 family Rossman fold protein — translated: MRICLYGAGSTSIKSKYTEESYKLGEEIAKRGHTLVFGGGSTGVMGAVSKGAIDNNGKVIGIAPEWMEDFEGICRDCDEFIYTESMDERKKLFLKNSDAFIIAPGGIGTLDEFFEIIVLKKLKQHNKKIILFNLFGYYDPMLEMLDFMLKEGVVREEIDKNTFKIADTIERVFELLERE